In the Bacillus sp. (in: firmicutes) genome, one interval contains:
- a CDS encoding phosphotransferase family protein — protein sequence MEHLFGQGWEIRPAGGATGEAFFAQYQEQKLFLKRNSSPFLAVLSAEGIVPKLIWTKRLENGDVITAQEWLNGRELEPNEMKHERVARLLKKIHSSSPLLTMLKRLGKTPFEPEMMLAEVETRLDRETYQISIVQQAIQFLQKELPCIKPDEYVVCHGDVNHNNWLLSERDELYLIDWDGAMIADPAIDIGLLLYWYINEEQWEEWLSQYGLPLTKELKVRMKWYVISQTLLSIQWHKDKGRVREMHYWIDYLHSIL from the coding sequence TTGGAACATTTATTTGGTCAAGGGTGGGAAATCAGGCCAGCAGGAGGAGCAACTGGAGAAGCTTTTTTTGCCCAATATCAAGAGCAAAAATTGTTTTTAAAACGAAATTCCTCACCATTTTTAGCTGTACTCTCCGCTGAAGGCATTGTCCCTAAATTAATTTGGACAAAGCGACTTGAAAATGGAGATGTGATTACAGCTCAAGAATGGTTAAATGGCCGGGAATTAGAACCCAATGAAATGAAGCATGAACGAGTGGCAAGGCTACTTAAAAAAATACACAGCTCAAGTCCCTTGTTGACGATGTTGAAACGGCTAGGGAAGACACCTTTTGAACCAGAAATGATGCTAGCTGAAGTGGAAACGAGATTAGATCGAGAAACGTATCAAATCTCGATTGTTCAGCAAGCCATTCAATTTTTACAAAAGGAGTTACCTTGCATTAAGCCGGATGAATACGTCGTTTGTCACGGGGATGTGAATCATAACAATTGGTTATTGTCTGAACGTGATGAGCTTTATTTAATTGATTGGGATGGAGCGATGATTGCTGATCCAGCCATCGATATCGGCCTGTTGCTTTATTGGTATATTAATGAAGAGCAATGGGAAGAATGGCTTTCCCAGTATGGCTTGCCGTTAACGAAGGAGTTAAAGGTTCGGATGAAATGGTACGTCATCTCCCAAACGCTATTATCAATCCAATGGCATAAAGATAAAGGGCGCGTTCGGGAAATGCACTATTGGATTGATTATTTGCATTCCATTTTATAA
- a CDS encoding YtzH-like family protein — protein MPLTHNNQIELLLDILTNQQMDCCGSIAECEQLERLIKSLMVNTNIHENIKPILQEIYRYSQDGKNSSDLKVHIHSNQNQLSQWIDGMNQLL, from the coding sequence ATGCCATTAACACATAACAACCAAATAGAGTTGTTACTCGATATATTAACGAACCAACAAATGGATTGTTGTGGATCGATAGCCGAATGCGAACAGTTGGAACGATTAATTAAATCTCTAATGGTAAATACAAATATCCATGAAAATATAAAGCCAATATTGCAAGAAATTTATCGATACAGTCAAGATGGGAAGAATTCCTCAGATTTAAAAGTGCATATTCATTCAAACCAAAATCAGTTATCGCAATGGATCGATGGAATGAATCAACTTTTATAA
- the trmB gene encoding tRNA (guanosine(46)-N7)-methyltransferase TrmB: MRLRNKPWAKDKIKQYPQYIIPTPEQYKGKWNELFGNTNPLHIEIGTGKGRFITEMAKANPHINYIGIELYESVIVSALDRLIEAELPNVKLLNVNAKDLKEYFAKGDVERIYLNFSDPWPKKRHAKRRLTYKSFLEIYEDILVDEGEIHFKTDNQGLFEYSLISFSEYGLLLKFISLDLHNSDFEGNIMTEYEEKFSSKGQRIYRCEVKYVKR, translated from the coding sequence ATGCGTTTACGGAACAAGCCTTGGGCAAAAGATAAAATCAAACAGTATCCGCAATACATTATTCCTACTCCAGAACAATATAAAGGAAAATGGAACGAACTATTTGGGAATACCAATCCATTGCACATTGAAATTGGGACTGGTAAAGGTCGCTTTATTACCGAAATGGCGAAAGCAAATCCCCATATTAACTATATCGGAATTGAACTGTACGAAAGCGTGATTGTTTCCGCATTGGATCGCTTAATTGAAGCAGAATTACCAAACGTAAAGCTGTTAAATGTAAATGCAAAAGACTTAAAAGAGTATTTTGCAAAAGGCGATGTCGAGCGGATTTACTTAAACTTTTCGGACCCGTGGCCGAAAAAACGACATGCTAAACGTCGGTTAACTTATAAATCTTTCTTAGAAATTTACGAAGATATTCTCGTTGATGAAGGCGAAATTCATTTTAAGACCGACAATCAAGGGTTGTTTGAGTATTCATTGATCAGCTTTTCTGAATATGGGCTCTTATTAAAATTTATTAGTTTAGACTTACACAACAGCGACTTTGAAGGTAATATTATGACCGAATACGAAGAAAAGTTTTCGTCGAAAGGACAACGGATTTATCGCTGTGAAGTGAAATATGTAAAGCGGTAA
- a CDS encoding MBL fold metallo-hydrolase: MDKLTHGSLTFTWLNGGVTHLDGGAMFGVVPKPLWSKKYPCNENNQIELRTDPIFFEWNGKKVMIESSIGVGKLTDKQKRNYGVTEESSVDQSLEQLGFTREDIDIILMTHLHFDHACGLTMWEGDKLVSAFPNAKIYTSRVEWDEMRDPNIRSRNTYWKENWEPIADQVITFEEEMEIDVGLRMVHTGGHSDGHAIILLEHEGETFVHLGDLLPTHAHRNPLWVLAFDDYPMDSIHQKQKWIPYTIEKDAWILFYHDAFYRAIKWDEEGNITQSIPRTK, translated from the coding sequence ATGGACAAACTCACACACGGTTCATTAACTTTTACATGGTTAAACGGTGGGGTCACTCATTTAGATGGCGGTGCTATGTTTGGGGTTGTTCCAAAACCGCTATGGTCGAAAAAATATCCTTGTAACGAGAACAATCAAATTGAGTTACGGACCGATCCGATTTTTTTTGAATGGAATGGCAAAAAAGTGATGATTGAGTCAAGTATCGGTGTAGGGAAATTAACTGATAAACAAAAACGGAATTATGGAGTTACCGAAGAATCGTCTGTTGATCAAAGTTTGGAACAACTAGGCTTTACACGAGAAGACATTGATATTATTTTAATGACGCATTTGCATTTTGATCATGCATGTGGATTAACGATGTGGGAAGGCGACAAACTTGTTTCGGCTTTTCCAAATGCAAAAATTTATACATCCCGAGTGGAATGGGATGAAATGAGAGATCCGAACATTCGCTCCAGAAATACGTATTGGAAAGAAAACTGGGAGCCCATTGCCGACCAAGTGATTACTTTTGAAGAGGAAATGGAAATTGATGTAGGTTTAAGAATGGTGCATACGGGCGGTCATAGTGATGGGCATGCTATCATTCTCTTGGAGCATGAAGGTGAAACCTTTGTTCATTTAGGAGATTTGTTACCAACCCATGCGCATCGAAATCCGTTATGGGTGTTGGCATTCGATGATTATCCGATGGATTCGATTCACCAAAAGCAAAAATGGATTCCTTATACGATTGAAAAAGATGCATGGATTTTGTTTTATCATGACGCATTTTATCGTGCCATTAAATGGGATGAAGAGGGAAATATCACACAATCCATTCCACGCACAAAATAA
- a CDS encoding M42 family metallopeptidase — protein sequence MNHELFKTLTELPGAPGNEHAVRKFMREQLEKYADEVVQDRLGSIFGVKRGNEEGPTIMVAGHMDEVGFMVTSITDNGMIRFQPLGGWWSQVLLAQRVQIITDNGPVIGVIGSIPPHLLNEEQRKKPMEMKNMLIDIGADDREDAEKIGIKPGQQIVPICPFTPMANKKKILAKAWDNRYGCGLSIELLKELKDETLPNILYSGATVQEEVGLRGAQTAANMIKPDLFFALDASPANDMTGDKKEFGHLGKGALIRILDRTMVTHKGLREFVLDMAETHDIPYQYFVSAGGTDAGRVHTSNDGVPSAVIGICSRYIHTHASIIHVDDYIAAKELLIRLVKACDASTVETIKQNG from the coding sequence ATGAATCACGAACTGTTTAAAACATTAACTGAATTGCCTGGAGCTCCAGGAAATGAACATGCTGTTCGAAAATTTATGCGTGAACAGTTGGAAAAATATGCGGATGAAGTGGTACAAGATCGTCTAGGTAGTATTTTCGGTGTGAAACGAGGTAATGAAGAAGGACCAACGATCATGGTCGCCGGCCATATGGACGAAGTTGGTTTTATGGTGACCTCTATTACGGATAACGGGATGATTCGCTTTCAACCGTTAGGCGGATGGTGGAGCCAAGTATTATTAGCTCAGCGCGTGCAAATTATAACAGACAACGGACCAGTCATTGGTGTCATCGGTTCGATTCCTCCGCATTTGTTGAATGAGGAACAACGAAAAAAACCGATGGAAATGAAAAATATGTTGATTGATATTGGAGCCGATGACCGTGAAGATGCTGAAAAAATTGGTATTAAACCAGGTCAACAAATTGTTCCAATTTGTCCATTTACACCAATGGCTAATAAGAAAAAAATTTTAGCAAAAGCGTGGGACAACCGATACGGATGTGGTTTGTCCATTGAATTGTTAAAAGAATTGAAAGATGAGACATTGCCAAATATTCTTTATTCAGGTGCAACGGTGCAAGAAGAAGTCGGTCTTCGCGGAGCACAAACGGCGGCAAATATGATTAAGCCAGACTTGTTCTTTGCTTTAGATGCAAGTCCAGCGAACGATATGACAGGCGATAAAAAAGAATTCGGTCATTTAGGAAAAGGAGCACTTATTCGTATTTTAGACCGCACGATGGTTACACATAAAGGCTTGCGAGAATTTGTCCTCGATATGGCAGAAACGCACGATATTCCATACCAATATTTCGTGTCTGCGGGTGGCACGGATGCTGGACGCGTTCATACGTCTAACGACGGGGTACCTAGTGCGGTCATTGGTATTTGCTCACGCTATATTCATACACATGCGTCCATTATTCATGTAGACGATTATATAGCGGCGAAAGAGTTGCTCATTCGTCTTGTGAAAGCGTGTGATGCATCGACCGTTGAGACCATTAAACAAAACGGTTAA
- a CDS encoding DUF84 family protein encodes MLIAIGSTNRTKVQAVKKICSHHWKDVTFLEVKAPSQVNDQPFSDEETIKGAIHRAQYCLEHTDASLAFGLEGGVAETPFGLFLCNWGVLLTREGKEYIAGGARIRLPEAIAERLRKGEELGPVMDDYSQQTGVRFKEGAVGILTGGLITRDVMYEHIVQLLVGQWKQKRGGC; translated from the coding sequence ATGCTGATTGCCATTGGTTCAACAAATCGAACGAAAGTACAGGCAGTGAAAAAAATTTGCTCGCATCATTGGAAGGACGTCACATTCCTAGAAGTGAAGGCACCTTCTCAAGTAAACGACCAACCATTTTCCGATGAAGAGACAATTAAAGGAGCCATTCATCGAGCCCAATATTGTCTAGAACATACGGATGCCTCCCTTGCCTTTGGATTAGAAGGTGGAGTAGCGGAAACACCGTTTGGCCTGTTTCTTTGTAATTGGGGGGTACTTTTAACAAGAGAAGGAAAAGAGTATATTGCCGGGGGAGCTCGGATACGTTTACCGGAAGCGATTGCTGAGAGGTTAAGAAAAGGGGAAGAATTAGGTCCAGTGATGGATGATTATAGCCAACAAACTGGAGTGAGATTTAAAGAAGGGGCGGTTGGCATTTTAACTGGGGGACTTATTACCCGTGATGTGATGTACGAACATATCGTGCAATTATTAGTAGGTCAGTGGAAACAAAAACGTGGAGGGTGTTAA
- a CDS encoding YtoQ family protein — protein sequence MELTVYLAGEIHSDWRKQLKEKAEAKNLPLRFVGPMENHDRSDLIGEEILGPQPNPIYRDEAASSINNLRTQILMQKADVVIALFGEKYKQWNTAMDASAAATLGKPLILIRPASLHHPLKELSRKANVTVETIDQALDVLSYVFEE from the coding sequence GTGGAATTAACCGTCTATTTAGCTGGAGAAATTCATAGTGATTGGCGAAAACAATTAAAAGAAAAAGCAGAAGCGAAAAACCTCCCACTACGCTTTGTCGGTCCGATGGAAAATCACGACCGTTCGGATCTCATCGGTGAAGAGATTTTAGGTCCACAACCGAATCCGATTTATCGTGACGAAGCCGCATCTAGCATCAACAATTTACGGACTCAAATTTTAATGCAAAAAGCGGATGTTGTCATTGCGCTATTTGGTGAAAAATATAAGCAATGGAATACGGCCATGGATGCGAGTGCAGCAGCTACCCTTGGAAAACCGCTCATATTAATTCGTCCAGCATCCCTTCATCATCCGTTAAAAGAACTTTCTCGAAAAGCAAATGTTACCGTCGAAACGATTGACCAAGCCTTAGACGTCCTTTCCTATGTGTTTGAAGAATAA
- a CDS encoding PTS sugar transporter subunit IIC, with amino-acid sequence MKAFLQKKCVHLSAKVYFVDALSYMALGLFGSLIIGLIIKTIGVQLGLPFFTEMGTLAMSLLGPAIGAAVAYGLGAPPLVLFAAVVTGAAGATLGGPAGSFVAALISTEIGKLVSKETKIDIILTPFVTIFVGYAVASFIGPEIDAFMKMFGSWISWATEQRPIVMGMLVAILMGWALTAPISSAAIAIMLDLSGIAAGAATIGCSAQMIGFAVSSYRENKFGGFLAQGLGTSMLQVPNIVRNPLILIPPTVAGLVLAPIGTTVWVMENVAAGAGMGTSGLVGQIMTLETMGFSVDVLMKVLLLHFVGPAVISLLISEYMRKKGWIKPGQMTIQTGGN; translated from the coding sequence ATGAAAGCATTTTTACAGAAAAAATGTGTGCATTTATCGGCAAAAGTGTATTTTGTCGATGCGCTTAGTTATATGGCACTCGGTTTATTTGGTTCTTTAATTATCGGACTTATTATAAAAACGATTGGTGTTCAATTAGGATTGCCTTTTTTTACTGAAATGGGTACGCTGGCGATGAGCTTATTGGGTCCTGCTATCGGGGCTGCGGTAGCGTACGGGCTTGGTGCACCGCCGCTTGTGTTATTTGCAGCTGTCGTGACAGGGGCGGCGGGAGCGACACTTGGAGGACCTGCAGGAAGCTTTGTTGCTGCATTAATTTCGACGGAAATCGGTAAGTTAGTCAGTAAAGAAACAAAAATTGATATTATTTTAACTCCGTTTGTAACGATTTTTGTTGGATATGCCGTCGCCTCTTTTATTGGCCCTGAAATTGATGCATTTATGAAAATGTTTGGTAGTTGGATTAGCTGGGCGACAGAACAACGACCGATTGTGATGGGAATGCTTGTGGCGATATTAATGGGCTGGGCGTTAACCGCTCCGATTTCGAGTGCGGCCATTGCGATCATGCTTGATTTAAGCGGAATTGCTGCCGGGGCAGCGACCATTGGATGTAGTGCACAAATGATTGGTTTTGCCGTAAGTAGCTATCGTGAAAACAAATTCGGTGGCTTCCTTGCCCAAGGATTAGGGACATCGATGCTGCAAGTACCAAACATTGTTCGTAATCCGTTGATTTTAATCCCACCTACCGTAGCCGGACTTGTTCTTGCCCCAATCGGAACAACGGTTTGGGTGATGGAAAATGTGGCGGCAGGCGCTGGAATGGGAACGAGCGGCTTAGTTGGTCAAATTATGACCCTTGAGACGATGGGCTTCTCTGTTGATGTCTTAATGAAAGTTCTTCTGTTGCATTTTGTTGGACCTGCCGTCATTAGCCTGTTAATATCAGAATATATGAGAAAGAAAGGCTGGATTAAACCAGGTCAAATGACCATTCAAACAGGAGGAAATTAA
- a CDS encoding thioredoxin family protein translates to MEKLISIEQFQQIKEEGKTIFLFSADWCPDCRFIEPVLPEIENKYTDYQFVYVDRDQFIDLCAELDVFGIPSFIAYENGKEIGRFVSKDRKTKEEIEQFIESL, encoded by the coding sequence ATGGAAAAATTAATATCGATTGAACAATTCCAACAAATAAAAGAAGAAGGAAAGACGATTTTCCTCTTTTCAGCAGATTGGTGTCCAGATTGTCGCTTTATTGAACCAGTATTACCTGAAATTGAAAATAAGTATACGGACTACCAATTTGTTTACGTTGACCGTGATCAATTCATTGACTTATGTGCTGAACTAGATGTGTTTGGCATTCCAAGCTTTATTGCCTATGAAAACGGCAAAGAAATCGGTCGATTCGTCAGCAAAGATCGGAAAACGAAAGAAGAGATTGAACAATTTATCGAAAGCTTATAA
- a CDS encoding DUF1444 domain-containing protein, translating into MNVRTLKNKLQKRLEHPERTFHFDSKKDTLRIENTETQKGITISLPPIVAKWEDVGDKAIDEVVYYVEEALSVMGKEQTVNDEEKKIFPVIRSTSFPKEAKEGVSFVYDDHTAETRIYYALDLGSTYRLIDVEWLEKKGWSHEHVRQTALFNVRSLPTPVKKDEVAGNVFYFLNTNDGYDASRILNQSFLKEMERKIKGTMAIAVPHQDVLIFADIQNDQGYDVLAQLTMSFFTNGHVPITALSFLYEEGELEPIFILGKNRKR; encoded by the coding sequence TTGAATGTGAGAACATTAAAAAATAAACTACAAAAACGGTTGGAACATCCAGAGCGGACCTTCCATTTTGATTCCAAAAAAGATACGTTGCGAATTGAAAATACGGAAACTCAAAAAGGAATTACGATTTCGTTACCACCCATTGTAGCAAAATGGGAAGATGTTGGGGACAAAGCCATCGATGAAGTGGTCTATTATGTGGAAGAAGCACTTAGCGTCATGGGAAAAGAGCAAACAGTGAATGATGAGGAAAAAAAGATTTTCCCTGTCATTCGCTCGACCTCATTTCCTAAAGAGGCGAAGGAAGGGGTTTCATTCGTATACGATGACCATACAGCTGAAACCCGGATTTATTATGCGCTCGATTTAGGTTCGACGTATCGACTGATCGATGTTGAATGGCTCGAAAAGAAGGGATGGAGTCATGAACATGTGCGTCAAACCGCCTTGTTCAATGTCCGATCTTTACCGACACCGGTGAAAAAAGATGAAGTAGCCGGAAACGTGTTTTACTTTTTAAATACAAATGATGGGTACGATGCAAGCCGTATTTTAAACCAATCCTTTTTAAAAGAAATGGAACGGAAAATCAAGGGTACGATGGCGATTGCCGTTCCACATCAAGATGTTCTCATTTTTGCGGATATTCAAAATGACCAAGGATATGACGTCCTCGCCCAATTAACAATGAGTTTCTTTACAAATGGGCATGTTCCAATTACGGCACTTTCCTTCTTATACGAAGAAGGGGAACTTGAACCGATTTTTATTTTAGGTAAAAATCGTAAACGATGA
- a CDS encoding DUF4479 domain-containing protein, giving the protein MNVFYNKEGIGDTLIITLKDVAKDDYAYEKKGNVVRIYKEETNETTGFNIFSISEYMTIEANGTVELNEEMLHKINDIIKEAGFDETLNTDLSPKFVVGYVKEKVKHPNADKLSICQVDVGNEVLQIVCGAPNVDTGQKVVVAKIGAVMPSGMVIKHAELRGVPSSGMICSARELNLPNAPQEKGILVLSDEYEVGQRFNFNLA; this is encoded by the coding sequence ATGAACGTTTTTTATAACAAAGAAGGAATTGGGGATACGCTCATTATTACGTTAAAAGATGTGGCTAAAGACGATTATGCTTACGAAAAGAAAGGAAATGTTGTACGCATTTATAAAGAAGAGACGAACGAAACAACTGGGTTCAACATTTTCTCGATTTCTGAGTATATGACCATCGAAGCTAATGGAACGGTCGAATTGAACGAAGAAATGTTACATAAAATCAATGACATAATTAAAGAAGCTGGCTTTGATGAAACGCTCAATACGGACTTGTCTCCTAAATTTGTTGTTGGCTATGTGAAAGAAAAAGTGAAGCATCCGAATGCCGATAAATTAAGCATCTGCCAAGTGGATGTTGGCAATGAAGTACTACAAATTGTCTGCGGCGCACCAAACGTGGATACTGGTCAAAAAGTTGTTGTCGCTAAAATTGGTGCGGTTATGCCGAGTGGAATGGTCATTAAACATGCAGAACTGCGAGGCGTTCCTTCTAGCGGGATGATTTGTTCTGCACGCGAATTAAATTTACCAAATGCTCCACAAGAAAAAGGCATTCTTGTATTATCAGATGAATATGAGGTTGGTCAACGTTTCAATTTTAATCTCGCTTGA